One region of Streptomyces leeuwenhoekii genomic DNA includes:
- a CDS encoding phosphocholine-specific phospholipase C: MPEVNRRRFLQLAGATTAFSVLSASIQRAAALPANHRTGSIEDVEHIVVLMQENRSFDHYFGKLRGVRGFGDPRPVTLPSGRSVWHQTKDGKEVLPFHPDADDLGMQFLEGLPHGWTDGQAAYNGGRYDRWLPAKGTTTMAYLTREDIPFHYALADAFTVCDAYHCSFIGSTDPNRYYMWTGHTGNDGTGGGPVLGNDELGYGWTTYPERLERAGVSWKVYQDIGDGLDAAGSWGWIDDAYRGNYGDNSLLYFDSYRDAEPGDPLYDKARTGTDARAGEGYVDRLRADVQADRLPRISWIAAPEAFSEHSNWPSNYGAWYIAQVLDALTSNPDVWAKTALFITYDENDGFFDHVVPPLPPKSAAQGKSTVDVSLDLYPGDAKRPAGPYGLGPRVPMLVVSPWSKGGYVCSETFDHTSIIRFMERRFGVREPNISPWRRAICGDLTSAFDFSRKDSRPADLPDTEGYRPPDRERHPDYRPAPPADPDMPKQERGGRPARPLKYAPYVDGSADPATGRYALTFASGPEAGAAFLVTSGNRTDGPWTFTTEAGKTISDTWNSVYSKGFHDLTVHGPNGFLRAFKGAGRTAGPEVTARHTGDDVELTFTHAGSGTVRLRLANAYGGTPTTVTVRPGATVKHRVALAASGRWHDLTVTSETDPAFLRRFAGHVENGQPGVSDPALITE; the protein is encoded by the coding sequence ATGCCCGAAGTCAACCGGCGCAGATTCCTCCAGCTCGCGGGCGCCACCACGGCCTTCAGCGTGCTGTCCGCCAGCATCCAGCGGGCCGCCGCGCTGCCGGCCAATCACCGCACCGGATCGATCGAGGACGTCGAGCACATCGTCGTCCTGATGCAGGAGAATCGTTCCTTCGATCACTACTTCGGCAAGCTGAGAGGCGTCCGCGGCTTCGGCGATCCGCGCCCGGTGACCCTCCCCAGCGGCAGGTCCGTGTGGCACCAGACGAAGGACGGCAAGGAAGTCCTGCCCTTCCACCCGGACGCCGACGACCTCGGCATGCAGTTCCTGGAGGGTCTGCCGCACGGCTGGACCGACGGCCAGGCCGCATACAACGGGGGCCGCTACGACCGGTGGCTGCCCGCCAAGGGCACCACCACCATGGCGTACCTGACCCGCGAGGACATCCCCTTCCACTACGCCCTCGCCGACGCCTTCACCGTCTGCGACGCCTACCACTGCTCCTTCATCGGCTCCACCGACCCCAACCGCTACTACATGTGGACGGGGCACACCGGCAACGACGGCACGGGCGGCGGCCCGGTCCTCGGCAACGACGAGCTGGGCTACGGCTGGACGACCTACCCCGAGCGCCTGGAGCGGGCCGGCGTCTCCTGGAAGGTCTACCAGGACATCGGCGACGGCCTGGACGCCGCCGGATCCTGGGGCTGGATCGACGACGCCTACCGCGGCAACTACGGCGACAACTCGCTGCTGTACTTCGACAGCTACCGCGACGCCGAGCCCGGCGACCCCTTGTACGACAAGGCACGCACGGGCACCGACGCCAGGGCGGGCGAGGGCTACGTCGACCGGCTCCGCGCCGACGTCCAGGCGGACCGGCTGCCGCGGATCTCGTGGATCGCCGCCCCCGAGGCGTTCTCCGAACACTCCAACTGGCCGTCCAACTACGGCGCCTGGTACATCGCCCAGGTCCTGGATGCCCTCACCTCCAACCCGGACGTGTGGGCGAAGACGGCCCTGTTCATCACCTACGACGAGAACGACGGCTTCTTCGACCACGTGGTGCCGCCGCTGCCGCCGAAGTCCGCCGCGCAGGGCAAGTCCACCGTCGACGTCTCCCTCGACCTCTACCCGGGCGACGCCAAGCGCCCGGCCGGTCCCTACGGCCTCGGCCCGCGGGTGCCGATGCTGGTCGTCTCGCCGTGGAGCAAGGGCGGCTACGTCTGCTCCGAGACCTTCGACCACACCTCGATCATCCGGTTCATGGAGCGCCGCTTCGGGGTGCGCGAGCCCAACATCTCGCCGTGGCGGCGGGCCATCTGCGGAGACCTGACCTCCGCCTTCGACTTCTCCCGCAAGGACAGCCGCCCGGCCGACCTGCCGGACACCGAGGGCTACCGGCCGCCGGACCGCGAGCGCCACCCCGACTACCGGCCGGCCCCGCCGGCCGACCCGGACATGCCGAAGCAGGAGCGGGGCGGGCGCCCGGCCCGCCCGCTGAAGTACGCCCCGTACGTGGACGGCTCCGCCGACCCGGCCACGGGCCGGTACGCGCTCACCTTCGCCTCCGGCCCCGAGGCCGGCGCCGCCTTCCTCGTCACCTCCGGCAACCGCACCGACGGCCCCTGGACCTTCACCACCGAGGCCGGCAAGACGATCTCGGACACCTGGAACTCGGTGTACTCCAAGGGCTTCCACGACCTGACCGTGCACGGCCCCAACGGTTTCCTGCGCGCCTTCAAGGGAGCGGGGAGGACCGCCGGACCGGAGGTCACCGCGCGGCACACCGGCGACGACGTGGAACTGACCTTCACCCACGCGGGCTCCGGCACCGTCCGGCTGCGGCTGGCCAA
- a CDS encoding MFS transporter: MVAIMTRMYTPSGHPAPTRRPVRQLLAASVGNAVEWYDWYAYTFLATYIADQIFPRSADDSLVPLLSTFAVFAVGFFMRPVGGLLMGAIADRRGRRTALTVTILLMGGSSLLVGLTPTYATAGLLAPVVLVLARLLQGLSVGGEFAASTTFLVESAGPGRRGLFSSFQYVSTTAGQLLASGIAALLVDTLSDEAMNGWGWRVPFVLGALLSLVGFWIRQGAQETRSAEQRQAPRPGLFEALRRHPRESLRIAGITAGGTIAYYTWTSYLPTYAELNAGVEKSDALLAGTLSLAFFALLQPLGGLLSDRFGRRPLLLFFGLGFALLCVPLLHAVRDSFAVLLLVSCAGMVLLTGFTSISAAVNAEVFPPRVRAAGIGFPYSLTVALFGGTAPYVGTLFKEMGHSGLFPWYVAVLCLASSVVYLRLPETAHTELRR; this comes from the coding sequence ATGGTCGCGATCATGACACGCATGTACACCCCATCCGGTCACCCCGCTCCGACCCGACGGCCCGTACGCCAGCTCCTCGCCGCCTCGGTGGGCAACGCCGTGGAGTGGTACGACTGGTACGCCTACACCTTCCTCGCCACCTACATCGCCGACCAGATCTTCCCCAGGAGCGCGGACGATTCGCTGGTCCCGCTGCTGTCGACGTTCGCGGTGTTCGCGGTGGGCTTTTTTATGCGGCCGGTGGGCGGGCTGCTCATGGGGGCGATCGCCGACCGGCGCGGGCGGCGCACCGCGCTGACGGTGACCATCCTGCTGATGGGCGGCAGCAGCCTGCTGGTCGGCCTGACCCCGACGTACGCGACGGCCGGCCTGCTGGCCCCCGTGGTGCTGGTCCTCGCCCGCCTGCTCCAAGGGCTGTCGGTGGGCGGCGAGTTCGCGGCCTCGACCACCTTCCTGGTGGAGTCGGCGGGACCGGGCCGCCGCGGGCTGTTCTCCAGCTTCCAGTACGTGTCGACGACCGCCGGGCAGCTCCTCGCCTCCGGGATCGCCGCCCTGCTCGTGGACACGCTCTCCGACGAGGCGATGAACGGCTGGGGCTGGCGGGTCCCCTTCGTCCTCGGCGCGCTGCTCAGCCTGGTCGGCTTCTGGATCCGGCAGGGTGCGCAGGAGACGCGCAGCGCGGAACAGCGGCAGGCCCCGCGCCCCGGCCTGTTCGAGGCCCTGCGCCGTCATCCGCGCGAGTCGCTGCGGATCGCCGGGATCACGGCCGGCGGCACCATCGCCTACTACACCTGGACGTCGTACCTGCCGACGTACGCCGAACTCAACGCGGGCGTCGAGAAGTCGGACGCGCTGCTCGCCGGCACCCTCTCGCTCGCCTTCTTCGCCCTGCTCCAGCCACTGGGCGGCCTGCTCTCCGACCGCTTCGGCCGCCGCCCGCTGCTGCTCTTCTTCGGCCTGGGGTTCGCCCTGCTGTGCGTGCCGCTGCTGCACGCCGTGCGCGACTCCTTCGCGGTGCTGCTGCTGGTGAGCTGCGCGGGCATGGTGCTGCTGACCGGCTTCACCTCGATCAGCGCCGCCGTGAACGCGGAGGTGTTCCCGCCCCGGGTGCGCGCGGCCGGCATCGGCTTCCCCTACTCGCTGACCGTCGCCCTCTTCGGCGGCACGGCCCCGTACGTGGGCACGCTGTTCAAGGAGATGGGCCACTCCGGGCTGTTCCCCTGGTACGTGGCGGTGCTGTGCCTGGCGTCCTCGGTGGTGTACCTGCGCCTGCCGGAGACGGCACACACGGAGCTGCGCCGCTGA
- a CDS encoding aromatic ring-hydroxylating dioxygenase subunit alpha — protein sequence MPHMTAFARNQWYVAAYAHEVGRELLGRTILGEPLVLYRTREGTPVVLHDRCVHRRYPLSEAPTRLDGDRIVCGYHGFTYDTTGTCVAVPGQKRVPRTARVPSYPVVEQDSLVWVWIGDPARAEPRAIPRAPHLDSPGWVTVRGMEPIDCDYGLLVDNLLDLSHETYLHGGYIGTPEVAETPITTEVDEGAGTVRVSRHMDDAECPPFYAESTGIQGRISRWQDIEYHAPCLYLLHSRVAPVGVLPAADGSDPDGFHTEITYAITPSADGRVYDFWAVSRDWATDDADVTEFLRKNNHTVVMQDVTALNLLQRTLGTERTGYQELSINIDTGGLAARRILARLAEEGAGAAEPVEGVR from the coding sequence ATGCCGCACATGACCGCCTTCGCCAGGAACCAGTGGTACGTCGCCGCCTACGCCCACGAGGTCGGGCGCGAGCTGCTCGGCCGGACGATCCTCGGGGAGCCGCTCGTCCTCTACCGGACCCGGGAGGGCACGCCGGTCGTCCTGCACGACCGGTGCGTGCACCGCCGCTATCCGCTCTCCGAGGCGCCGACCCGGCTCGACGGGGACCGCATCGTCTGCGGCTACCACGGCTTCACCTACGACACGACCGGCACCTGTGTGGCCGTGCCCGGGCAGAAGCGCGTCCCGCGCACCGCGCGGGTCCCCTCCTACCCGGTCGTCGAACAGGATTCGCTGGTGTGGGTGTGGATCGGCGACCCGGCGCGCGCCGAGCCGCGGGCCATCCCCCGCGCGCCGCACCTGGACTCCCCGGGCTGGGTCACCGTGCGCGGCATGGAGCCCATCGACTGCGACTACGGACTCCTCGTCGACAACCTCCTCGACCTGTCCCACGAGACCTATCTGCACGGCGGTTACATCGGCACCCCCGAGGTCGCCGAGACGCCGATCACCACCGAGGTCGACGAGGGCGCCGGGACCGTCCGGGTGAGCCGGCACATGGACGACGCCGAATGCCCGCCGTTCTACGCCGAATCCACCGGCATCCAGGGGCGGATCTCCCGTTGGCAGGACATCGAGTACCACGCGCCCTGTCTGTATCTGCTGCACAGCCGGGTCGCCCCGGTGGGGGTGCTGCCCGCGGCGGACGGCAGCGACCCGGACGGCTTCCACACCGAGATCACCTATGCCATCACACCGTCCGCCGACGGCAGGGTGTACGACTTCTGGGCGGTGTCGCGGGACTGGGCGACGGACGACGCCGACGTGACCGAGTTCCTGCGGAAGAACAACCACACCGTCGTCATGCAGGACGTCACCGCGCTCAACCTGCTCCAGCGGACGCTCGGCACCGAGCGCACCGGCTACCAGGAGCTGAGCATCAACATCGACACCGGGGGCCTGGCCGCGCGCCGCATCCTCGCCCGGCTGGCCGAGGAGGGCGCCGGGGCCGCGGAGCCCGTGGAGGGTGTGCGGTGA
- a CDS encoding PDR/VanB family oxidoreductase → MTAYDTELVVERCEPAAAGVRALTLRRAGGGALPAWEPGAHVDVLLGPGLERQYSLCGDPADRHTWRIAVLREPDGRGGSAYVHDRLEPGAAVRARGPRNHFPLEPAARYRFVAGGIGITPILPMLAAAEAAGAEWTLLYGGRTRASMAFTEELARYGDRVALAPQDVAGPLDLGSVLDGLPDGTLVYCCGPGPLLDAVEERCPPAALRTERFRPKEPRAGADVDAEFEVELARSGRTVTVPPDRSVLDAVRAAGVEVLYSCTEGTCGTCETDVLEGTPDHRDSVLTREERAAGQTMLICVSRCRGRRLVLDL, encoded by the coding sequence ATGACCGCGTACGACACCGAACTCGTCGTCGAGCGCTGCGAACCGGCCGCTGCCGGCGTACGCGCGCTCACCCTGCGCCGTGCGGGGGGCGGGGCGCTGCCCGCCTGGGAGCCGGGCGCCCATGTCGACGTCCTCCTCGGGCCCGGTCTGGAGCGGCAGTACTCGCTGTGCGGCGACCCCGCCGACCGGCACACCTGGCGGATCGCCGTGCTGCGCGAGCCGGACGGGCGCGGCGGATCGGCGTACGTCCACGACCGGCTGGAGCCGGGCGCCGCGGTGCGGGCGCGCGGCCCGCGCAACCACTTCCCGCTCGAACCCGCCGCGCGCTACCGGTTCGTCGCCGGTGGCATCGGCATCACCCCGATCCTGCCGATGCTGGCCGCGGCCGAGGCGGCGGGCGCCGAGTGGACGCTGCTGTACGGGGGCCGCACCCGCGCCTCCATGGCGTTCACCGAGGAGCTGGCGCGGTACGGGGACCGGGTCGCGCTCGCCCCGCAGGACGTCGCGGGGCCGCTCGACCTCGGCTCCGTGCTGGACGGCCTCCCCGACGGCACGCTCGTCTACTGCTGCGGCCCCGGACCGCTGCTCGACGCGGTCGAGGAGCGGTGCCCGCCCGCGGCGCTGCGCACGGAGCGGTTCCGGCCGAAGGAGCCGCGGGCGGGAGCGGACGTGGACGCGGAGTTCGAGGTCGAGCTGGCGCGCAGCGGCCGGACCGTCACCGTCCCGCCGGACCGCTCCGTCCTCGACGCCGTGCGCGCCGCCGGGGTGGAGGTGCTGTACTCCTGCACCGAGGGCACCTGCGGCACCTGTGAGACCGATGTGCTGGAGGGCACCCCGGACCACCGGGACTCCGTGCTGACGCGGGAGGAGCGGGCGGCCGGACAGACCATGCTCATCTGTGTCTCCCGGTGCCGGGGCAGGCGGCTGGTGCTGGATCTGTGA
- a CDS encoding glycoside hydrolase family 35 protein: MFRTTPEGFELDGRPLRILSGALHYFRVLPEQWPHRLGMLRALGLNTVETYVPWNFHERRPGEYDFTGMADVEAFLRAAADAGLYAIVRPSPYICAEWENGGLPWWLLTDRALRLRCCDPRYLAHVDRWYDALIPRLAAHQITRGGNVLMMQVENEYGSYGSDTAYLRYLADGLRARGIGVPLFTSDGPEDFMLQGGTLPGVPATVNFGSRPEGAFAGLRRHRPGDPAMCMEFWCGWFDHWGEPHTVRDPADAADALERTLALGASVNLYMAHGGTNFGTWAGANRGGTAHDGVHQPTVTSYDYDAPIDERGAPTPKFWAFREVLARYAGQAGLPGPADVEPLPPPLDPVAVPVDAWVPLLDALPLFGTDEVRSPAPPSFEDLGVGHGLVRYRGRLPGPRPPRPLTLAGLGDRAHVHVDGERVATVARDDGRPPEIAVPAGGATLDVLVESMGRANYGPALGERKGLDGVRHGSQYVHGWRALPVPLDGPLPDLPWGRAAAGAGFHRARLDVAEPRDGFLALPGWTKGYVWVNGFCLGRHWDRGPQRTLYLPWPLLRAGRNEIVVLELDGRAPDAGIEVRGEPDLG; the protein is encoded by the coding sequence ATGTTCCGCACGACCCCCGAGGGCTTCGAGCTCGACGGGCGCCCGCTGCGCATCCTGTCGGGCGCGCTGCACTACTTCCGCGTCCTTCCCGAGCAGTGGCCGCACCGCCTGGGCATGCTGCGCGCCCTGGGCCTCAACACCGTCGAGACCTACGTCCCCTGGAACTTCCACGAACGGCGCCCGGGGGAGTACGACTTCACCGGCATGGCCGACGTGGAGGCGTTCCTCCGCGCCGCCGCCGACGCCGGGCTGTACGCGATCGTGCGGCCCAGCCCCTACATCTGCGCCGAATGGGAGAACGGCGGCCTGCCCTGGTGGCTGCTCACCGACCGCGCCCTGCGGCTGCGCTGCTGCGACCCCCGCTACCTCGCCCACGTCGACCGCTGGTACGACGCACTGATCCCCCGCCTGGCCGCCCACCAGATCACCCGCGGCGGCAACGTGCTGATGATGCAGGTGGAGAACGAGTACGGCTCCTACGGCTCCGACACAGCCTATCTGCGGTACCTCGCCGACGGTCTGCGCGCACGCGGCATCGGCGTCCCTCTGTTCACCTCGGACGGCCCCGAGGACTTCATGCTCCAGGGCGGCACGCTGCCCGGCGTGCCGGCCACCGTCAACTTCGGCTCCCGGCCAGAGGGCGCCTTCGCCGGACTGCGCCGCCACCGCCCCGGCGACCCGGCGATGTGCATGGAGTTCTGGTGCGGCTGGTTCGACCACTGGGGCGAGCCGCACACCGTGCGCGATCCCGCCGACGCGGCGGACGCCTTGGAGCGGACCCTCGCCCTCGGCGCGTCCGTCAACCTCTACATGGCCCACGGCGGCACCAACTTCGGCACCTGGGCGGGCGCCAACCGCGGCGGCACCGCCCACGACGGTGTCCACCAGCCCACCGTCACCTCCTACGACTACGACGCACCGATCGACGAACGCGGCGCCCCCACCCCCAAGTTCTGGGCCTTCCGCGAGGTGCTCGCCCGGTACGCCGGACAGGCCGGGCTGCCCGGGCCCGCCGACGTGGAGCCGCTGCCGCCGCCCCTCGACCCCGTGGCCGTCCCGGTCGACGCCTGGGTGCCGCTTCTGGACGCCCTGCCCCTGTTCGGCACGGACGAGGTGCGCTCGCCCGCGCCGCCGTCCTTCGAAGACCTCGGCGTCGGCCACGGGCTGGTCCGCTACCGCGGCCGGCTGCCGGGGCCGCGCCCGCCCCGTCCGCTCACGCTCGCCGGGCTGGGCGACCGCGCCCATGTGCACGTCGACGGGGAGCGGGTCGCCACCGTGGCGCGCGACGACGGGCGGCCACCCGAGATCGCGGTCCCGGCGGGCGGGGCCACCCTGGACGTCCTGGTGGAGTCGATGGGCCGCGCCAACTACGGTCCGGCCCTCGGTGAGCGCAAGGGCCTGGACGGCGTCCGGCACGGCAGCCAGTACGTGCACGGCTGGCGTGCCCTGCCCGTCCCGCTGGACGGGCCGCTGCCGGACCTGCCGTGGGGCAGGGCCGCCGCCGGGGCCGGTTTCCACCGCGCCCGCCTCGACGTCGCCGAACCCCGGGACGGCTTCCTGGCCCTGCCCGGGTGGACCAAGGGCTACGTCTGGGTCAACGGCTTCTGCCTGGGCCGCCACTGGGACCGGGGCCCGCAGCGCACCCTGTACCTGCCCTGGCCGCTGCTGCGGGCCGGGCGCAACGAGATCGTGGTCCTCGAACTCGACGGCCGCGCCCCGGACGCCGGGATCGAGGTCCGCGGGGAGCCGGACCTCGGCTGA